In one Modestobacter sp. L9-4 genomic region, the following are encoded:
- the murA gene encoding UDP-N-acetylglucosamine 1-carboxyvinyltransferase, with amino-acid sequence MECFEVTGGASLRGRVRVTGAKNSALKLMAAALLAPGRTTLDEVPDILDVSIMSEVLRRLGCGVSFERYPLEPGGSPSGGGRVLIDVPEQPSSETDYDLVRRMRASISVLGPLVARLGTAKVALPGGDAIGSRGLDMHVAGLERLGATVVNEHGFLIATAPRLVGTSIWLDFPSVGATENLVMAAVLAEGTTVVDNAAREPEIVDLCRMLTAMGARIEGAGTSTITVEGVEGLHPVAYTTVPDRIVAGTWAIGAVMTRGDLVIERAVAEHLTVALDKLVTAGATVEPQADGVRVAMDERPRGVDVVTLPYPGFPTDLQPLAVALASVSTGTALITENVFEGRFMFVNELVRLGADVRIDGHHAVVRGRERLSSAPVLATDIRAGAGLVLAGLLTDGVTEVQDVHHVDRGYPDFLEQLRGVGVQIERTQRPS; translated from the coding sequence GTGGAGTGTTTCGAGGTGACCGGTGGGGCGTCCCTGCGCGGTCGGGTCCGGGTCACCGGGGCCAAGAACAGCGCGCTGAAGCTGATGGCCGCGGCGCTGCTGGCCCCGGGACGGACGACGCTGGACGAGGTGCCCGACATCCTCGACGTGTCGATCATGAGCGAAGTGCTGCGCCGGCTGGGCTGCGGCGTGAGCTTCGAGCGGTACCCGCTCGAGCCCGGCGGCAGCCCCAGCGGCGGTGGGCGGGTGCTCATCGACGTCCCGGAGCAGCCCTCCAGCGAGACCGACTACGACCTCGTGCGGCGGATGCGCGCCTCGATCAGCGTGCTGGGCCCGCTGGTGGCCCGGCTGGGCACCGCCAAGGTCGCGCTGCCCGGCGGTGACGCCATCGGCTCCCGCGGGCTGGACATGCACGTGGCGGGCCTGGAGCGCCTGGGCGCCACCGTCGTCAACGAGCACGGCTTCCTCATCGCCACCGCGCCCCGGCTGGTCGGCACCTCGATCTGGCTGGACTTCCCCTCCGTGGGGGCGACCGAGAACCTCGTCATGGCCGCCGTGCTGGCCGAGGGCACGACGGTCGTCGACAACGCCGCCCGTGAGCCCGAGATCGTCGACCTGTGCCGGATGCTCACCGCGATGGGCGCCCGGATCGAGGGCGCCGGCACCTCGACCATCACCGTCGAGGGCGTCGAGGGGCTGCACCCGGTCGCCTACACGACCGTGCCGGACCGGATCGTGGCCGGCACCTGGGCGATCGGTGCGGTGATGACCCGCGGCGACCTGGTCATCGAGCGCGCCGTCGCCGAGCACCTGACCGTGGCGCTGGACAAGCTGGTCACCGCCGGGGCGACCGTGGAGCCGCAGGCCGACGGCGTCCGGGTCGCGATGGACGAGCGGCCCCGCGGGGTCGACGTCGTGACGCTGCCCTACCCGGGCTTCCCGACCGACCTGCAGCCGCTGGCGGTGGCGCTGGCCTCGGTGTCCACCGGCACGGCGCTGATCACCGAGAACGTGTTCGAGGGCCGGTTCATGTTCGTCAACGAGCTGGTCCGGCTCGGCGCCGACGTGCGCATCGACGGCCACCACGCCGTCGTCCGCGGCCGCGAGCGCCTCTCCAGCGCCCCGGTGCTGGCCACCGACATCCGCGCCGGCGCCGGTCTGGTGCTGGCCGGCCTGCTCACCGACGGCGTCACCGAGGTCCAGGACGTGCACCACGTCGACCGCGGCTACCCCGACTTCCTCGAGCAGCTGCGCGGTGTCGGCGTGCAGATCGAGCGCACCCAGCGCCCCAGCTGA
- a CDS encoding cob(I)yrinic acid a,c-diamide adenosyltransferase, with amino-acid sequence MTVRLTRIYTRTGDAGQTHLGDMSRVTKTDPRLVAYADVDETNSSLGVAIALGSPTPEVVELLRSVQNDLFDVGADLSTPVQPAPDRPPLRITAAYTERLEAACDTANEQLPALTSFVLPGGTPLAALLHASRTVARRAERSVWALLAVDAERTNEETARYLNRLSDLLFILARSANPDGDVLWEPGAHSGVHAQRAAKRQA; translated from the coding sequence ATGACCGTCCGGCTGACCCGCATCTACACCCGCACCGGTGACGCCGGCCAGACGCACCTGGGCGACATGAGCCGGGTGACCAAGACCGACCCACGGCTGGTGGCCTACGCCGACGTCGACGAGACCAACAGCTCGCTGGGCGTCGCCATCGCGCTGGGCAGCCCCACCCCCGAGGTCGTCGAGCTGCTGCGCAGCGTCCAGAACGACCTGTTCGACGTGGGCGCCGACCTGTCCACGCCGGTCCAGCCCGCGCCCGACCGACCGCCGCTGCGGATCACCGCGGCCTACACCGAGCGGCTGGAGGCGGCCTGCGACACCGCCAACGAGCAGCTGCCCGCGCTGACGTCGTTCGTGCTGCCCGGGGGCACCCCGCTCGCCGCACTGCTGCACGCCTCCCGCACGGTGGCCCGGCGGGCCGAGCGCAGCGTGTGGGCACTGCTGGCCGTCGACGCGGAGCGCACCAACGAGGAGACGGCGCGCTACCTCAACCGGCTCTCGGACCTGCTCTTCATCCTGGCCCGCTCCGCCAACCCCGACGGCGACGTCCTGTGGGAGCCCGGCGCGCACAGCGGCGTCCACGCCCAGCGGGCCGCCAAGCGCCAGGCCTGA
- a CDS encoding DUF2550 domain-containing protein, producing MTTAVLVVLVVLVVALVAAFLLRRHFLLSGLGAVTMWLRAPGAPRWAVGVAWYSGNDLLWYRALSLSVRPNRRLCRSKFHVDARRRPTATDLSLPHETVILTCQTGLGPQELAMDASTVTGFLSWIESAPPVDR from the coding sequence GTGACCACCGCCGTCCTGGTCGTCCTCGTGGTGCTGGTGGTCGCACTCGTCGCCGCCTTCCTGTTGCGGCGGCACTTCCTGCTGTCCGGCCTGGGCGCGGTCACCATGTGGCTGCGTGCGCCCGGTGCGCCGCGCTGGGCGGTGGGCGTCGCCTGGTACTCCGGCAACGACCTGCTCTGGTACCGGGCGCTCTCGCTGTCCGTGCGGCCCAACCGGCGGCTGTGCCGGTCGAAGTTCCACGTCGACGCCCGGCGGCGGCCGACCGCCACCGACCTGTCCCTGCCGCACGAGACGGTCATCCTCACCTGTCAGACCGGGCTCGGGCCGCAGGAGCTGGCGATGGACGCCTCGACCGTGACCGGCTTCCTGTCCTGGATCGAGTCGGCCCCGCCCGTCGACCGCTGA
- a CDS encoding F0F1 ATP synthase subunit epsilon yields the protein MATLQVELVAVEKMIWSGEASMVIARTTEGELGVLPGHAPLLGELAPGGVVTIRSESGDDLVVAAHGGFLSVTERGVSILAETAELSGDIDVERAREALRRAEAAGDDPEALAAARRAESRLRAAGQDA from the coding sequence GTGGCGACCCTGCAGGTCGAGCTCGTGGCCGTCGAGAAGATGATCTGGTCGGGTGAGGCCAGCATGGTGATCGCCCGTACGACCGAGGGTGAGCTCGGCGTCCTGCCCGGCCACGCCCCGCTGCTCGGTGAGCTCGCTCCCGGTGGCGTCGTCACGATCCGTTCCGAGTCCGGCGACGACCTCGTCGTGGCCGCCCACGGTGGCTTCCTCTCCGTCACCGAGCGCGGGGTGTCGATCCTCGCCGAGACCGCCGAGCTCTCCGGCGACATCGACGTGGAGCGGGCCCGTGAGGCCCTCCGCCGCGCGGAGGCCGCCGGCGACGACCCGGAGGCGCTCGCCGCCGCCCGGCGCGCCGAGTCCCGGCTGCGCGCGGCCGGCCAGGACGCCTGA
- the atpD gene encoding F0F1 ATP synthase subunit beta — protein MTVTEDRPSTQGTTGAGRVVRVTGPVVDVEFPRDAMPDLFNALKVDVTLADLGKTLTLEVAQHLGDNVVRTISMAPTDGLVRGAEVRDTGSAISVPVGEAVTGHVFNALGECLDTPGYGEDAPHWTIHRHAPKFDQLEGRTELLETGIKVIDLLTPYVKGGKIGLFGGAGVGKTVLIQEMIRRVAQEFGGVSVFAGVGERTREGNDLITEMTESGVINSTALVFGQMDEPPGTRLRVALSALTMAEYFRDEIQQDVLLFIDNIFRFTQAGSEVSTLLGRMPSAVGYQPTLADEMGELQERITSTRGRSITSLQAIYVPADDITDPAPHTTFAHLDATTVLSRPISEKGIYPAVDPLDSTSRILDAQYVGQEHYDTAREVQRILQRYQELQDIIAILGIDELGEEDKVTVNRARRIERFLSQNMFVAEAFTGQPGSYVPLSETLQAFKAVAAGEYDHVPEQAFFMCGGLEDLERNYDKLKKS, from the coding sequence ATGACCGTCACCGAGGATCGTCCGAGCACCCAGGGGACCACCGGCGCCGGCCGGGTCGTCCGGGTCACCGGGCCGGTCGTCGACGTCGAGTTCCCCCGCGACGCGATGCCCGACCTGTTCAACGCGCTGAAGGTCGACGTGACCCTGGCCGACCTGGGCAAGACCCTGACCCTCGAGGTCGCCCAGCACCTGGGTGACAACGTGGTCCGCACCATCTCGATGGCCCCCACCGACGGCCTGGTCCGTGGTGCCGAGGTCCGCGACACCGGCTCGGCCATCTCGGTCCCCGTCGGCGAGGCCGTCACCGGTCACGTGTTCAACGCGCTCGGCGAGTGCCTGGACACCCCCGGGTACGGCGAGGACGCCCCGCACTGGACCATCCACCGCCACGCGCCGAAGTTCGACCAGCTCGAGGGTCGTACCGAGCTGCTCGAGACCGGCATCAAGGTCATCGACCTGCTGACCCCCTACGTCAAGGGCGGGAAGATCGGCCTCTTCGGCGGCGCCGGCGTCGGCAAGACGGTCCTCATCCAGGAGATGATCCGTCGCGTCGCCCAGGAGTTCGGTGGTGTGTCGGTGTTCGCCGGTGTCGGCGAGCGCACCCGTGAGGGCAACGACCTCATCACCGAGATGACCGAGTCCGGCGTCATCAACTCGACCGCCCTGGTCTTCGGCCAGATGGACGAGCCGCCGGGCACGCGTCTGCGCGTGGCCCTGTCGGCGCTGACGATGGCGGAGTACTTCCGCGACGAGATCCAGCAGGACGTCCTGCTGTTCATCGACAACATCTTCCGCTTCACGCAGGCCGGTTCCGAGGTCTCCACGCTGCTGGGCCGCATGCCCTCCGCGGTGGGCTACCAGCCGACCCTGGCCGACGAGATGGGCGAGCTGCAGGAGCGGATCACCTCGACCCGAGGCCGGTCCATCACCTCGCTGCAGGCCATCTACGTGCCCGCGGACGACATCACCGACCCCGCACCGCACACGACGTTCGCCCACCTCGACGCGACGACGGTGCTCTCCCGGCCGATCTCGGAGAAGGGCATCTACCCGGCCGTCGACCCGCTGGACTCCACCAGCCGGATCCTCGATGCCCAGTACGTCGGGCAGGAGCACTACGACACCGCTCGCGAGGTGCAGCGGATCCTGCAGCGCTACCAGGAGCTGCAGGACATCATCGCCATCCTCGGCATCGACGAGCTCGGCGAGGAGGACAAGGTCACGGTCAACCGTGCCCGGCGCATCGAGCGCTTCCTCTCGCAGAACATGTTCGTGGCCGAGGCGTTCACCGGTCAGCCGGGTTCCTACGTGCCGCTGAGCGAGACGCTGCAGGCCTTCAAGGCCGTCGCGGCCGGCGAGTACGACCACGTGCCGGAGCAGGCGTTCTTCATGTGTGGTGGCCTCGAGGACCTCGAGCGCAACTACGACAAGCTCAAGAAGAGCTGA
- a CDS encoding F0F1 ATP synthase subunit gamma, with product MAGSLRALRRRIRSTQSTKKIFSAQELIAGARIVRAQARVEASKPYAREITRVLSALAGSASLDHPLLTERSGARRVAVLVITSDRGFAGSYNVNVLRRTEELLGLLRNEGKEPVLYVVGRKGETYYRFRDRATVDSWTGFSEQPRYEDAQEVGRVLIDAFTAGEDDDETGVGADGIEGVDELHIVYTEFRSLLSQVPVAKRMAPLVVEEVDEFRDDAPAVERSSDVPTSYEFEPSAEALLDALLPKYITTRIYAALLEAAASESASRRRAMKSASDNAEELAKNLARQANQARQAEITQEISEIVGGADALVTAGSDN from the coding sequence ATGGCCGGTTCCCTCCGCGCGCTGCGGCGCCGCATCCGCTCCACGCAGTCGACGAAGAAGATCTTCTCGGCTCAGGAGCTGATCGCCGGTGCCCGCATCGTGCGCGCCCAGGCCCGGGTGGAGGCCTCCAAGCCCTACGCCCGGGAGATCACCCGGGTGCTCTCGGCCCTGGCCGGGTCGGCCAGCCTGGACCACCCGCTGCTCACCGAGCGTTCCGGCGCCCGGCGGGTGGCGGTCCTGGTGATCACCTCCGACCGCGGGTTCGCCGGCTCGTACAACGTCAACGTCCTGCGTCGCACCGAGGAGCTCCTCGGCCTGCTGCGCAACGAGGGCAAGGAGCCGGTCCTCTACGTCGTCGGCCGCAAGGGCGAGACGTACTACCGGTTCCGTGACCGCGCGACCGTCGACTCGTGGACCGGCTTCTCCGAGCAGCCTCGGTACGAGGACGCCCAGGAGGTCGGCCGCGTCCTCATCGACGCCTTCACCGCCGGTGAGGACGACGACGAGACGGGTGTCGGCGCCGACGGCATCGAGGGCGTCGACGAGCTGCACATCGTCTACACCGAGTTCCGCTCGCTGCTGTCCCAGGTCCCCGTGGCCAAGCGGATGGCGCCACTGGTGGTCGAGGAGGTCGACGAGTTCCGCGACGACGCACCTGCGGTCGAGCGGAGCAGCGACGTCCCGACGTCGTACGAGTTCGAGCCGTCGGCGGAGGCGCTGCTGGACGCGCTGCTGCCGAAGTACATCACCACCCGGATCTACGCGGCACTGCTCGAGGCCGCGGCCTCGGAGTCGGCGTCGCGCCGCCGGGCGATGAAGTCGGCCTCGGACAACGCCGAGGAACTGGCGAAGAACCTCGCCCGGCAGGCCAACCAGGCGCGCCAGGCGGAGATCACCCAGGAGATCAGCGAGATCGTCGGCGGCGCCGACGCGCTGGTGACCGCGGGCTCGGACAACTGA
- the atpA gene encoding F0F1 ATP synthase subunit alpha codes for MAELTISADEIRSAIQNYVSDYTPDVSREEVGVVTEAGDGIARVEGLPSVMTNELLEFEGGVRGLALNLDVREVGVVILGDFAGIEEGQTVRRTGEVLSVAVGDGYLGRVVDPLGNPIDGAGPIATTGRRALELQAPSVVQRQSVHEPMQTGIKAIDAMTPIGRGQRQLIIGDRQTGKSAIALDTIINQKQAWATGDPSQQVRCIYVAVGQKGSTIAATRAALEDAGAMEYTTIVAAPASEPAGFKYIAPYTGSAIGQHWMYEGKHVLIVFDDLSKQAEAYRAVSLLLRRPPGREAYPGDVFYLHSRLLERCAKLSDELGAGSMTGLPLIETKGNDVSAYIPTNVISITDGQIFLETGLFNSGVRPAINVGVSVSRVGGSAQIKAMKSVAGRLRLDLAQYRELEAFASFSSDLDASSRATLDRGQRLVELLKQGQYSPFPVEREVVSLWLGTTGKLDLVPIPDVRRFESEFQEFISRGDNTIFDDIRNSKQLSADTVSSLERAVETFYGRFTTSEGERLKGHEPEVEAMAAGERGQETVQVKRGR; via the coding sequence ATGGCCGAGCTGACGATCTCCGCGGACGAGATCCGCAGTGCGATCCAGAACTACGTCTCCGACTACACCCCGGACGTCTCCCGGGAAGAGGTCGGGGTCGTCACCGAGGCCGGCGACGGCATCGCCCGGGTCGAGGGCCTGCCCTCGGTCATGACCAACGAGCTCCTCGAGTTCGAGGGCGGCGTCCGCGGTCTGGCGCTGAACCTCGACGTGCGCGAGGTCGGCGTCGTGATCCTGGGCGACTTCGCCGGCATCGAGGAGGGCCAGACGGTCCGCCGGACCGGCGAGGTCCTCTCCGTGGCCGTCGGCGACGGTTACCTGGGCCGGGTCGTCGACCCGCTCGGCAACCCGATCGACGGTGCCGGCCCGATCGCCACCACCGGCCGTCGCGCCCTGGAGCTGCAGGCGCCCTCGGTGGTGCAGCGCCAGTCGGTGCACGAGCCGATGCAGACCGGCATCAAGGCCATCGACGCCATGACCCCGATCGGCCGTGGCCAGCGTCAGCTGATCATCGGCGACCGGCAGACGGGCAAGTCGGCCATCGCGCTGGACACGATCATCAACCAGAAGCAGGCCTGGGCGACCGGGGACCCGTCGCAGCAGGTGCGCTGCATCTACGTCGCCGTGGGCCAGAAGGGCTCCACCATTGCCGCCACGCGTGCGGCGCTGGAGGACGCGGGCGCGATGGAGTACACGACCATCGTCGCCGCCCCGGCCTCCGAGCCGGCCGGCTTCAAGTACATCGCCCCCTACACCGGCTCGGCCATCGGCCAGCACTGGATGTACGAGGGCAAGCACGTCCTGATCGTGTTCGACGACCTGTCCAAGCAGGCCGAGGCCTACCGCGCCGTGTCGCTGCTGCTCCGTCGTCCGCCGGGCCGTGAGGCCTACCCCGGCGACGTCTTCTACCTGCACTCCCGCCTGCTGGAGCGCTGCGCGAAGCTGTCCGACGAGCTGGGCGCGGGCTCGATGACGGGTCTCCCGCTCATCGAGACCAAGGGCAACGACGTGTCGGCGTACATCCCGACCAACGTCATCTCGATCACCGACGGCCAGATCTTCCTCGAGACGGGTCTGTTCAACTCCGGTGTCCGCCCGGCCATCAACGTCGGCGTCTCGGTGTCCCGCGTCGGTGGCTCCGCCCAGATCAAGGCGATGAAGTCCGTCGCCGGCCGTCTGCGGCTGGACCTGGCCCAGTACCGCGAGCTCGAGGCCTTCGCCTCGTTCTCCTCGGACCTGGACGCCTCCAGCCGGGCCACCCTGGACCGCGGTCAGCGGCTCGTCGAGCTGCTCAAGCAGGGTCAGTACTCGCCGTTCCCGGTCGAGCGCGAGGTCGTCTCGCTGTGGCTGGGCACGACCGGCAAGCTGGACCTGGTGCCGATCCCCGACGTGCGCCGCTTCGAGTCGGAGTTCCAGGAGTTCATCTCCCGGGGCGACAACACGATCTTCGACGACATCCGCAACTCCAAGCAGCTGTCCGCCGACACGGTGAGCAGCCTGGAGCGGGCCGTCGAGACCTTCTACGGCCGGTTCACCACCTCCGAGGGCGAGCGGCTCAAGGGCCACGAGCCCGAGGTCGAGGCCATGGCCGCCGGTGAGCGTGGCCAGGAGACCGTCCAGGTCAAGCGAGGCCGCTGA
- a CDS encoding F0F1 ATP synthase subunit delta, with product MHASSRAAMEESRASLQQHTAGAQSRTRGEALLKLADELYAVAHVLDAQPSLRRALSDASVRPEDRAGLARRLLSAQVGADTLAVVETVARQRWSRPLDLVEATETLAIEAALDAADARGELDSVEDELFRFSRIVAGDDDLARILGNRSAPREGKTALLDRLLTGKVSPVTERLVRNSLTSSHVHNAENEVERLSTAAARRRGQSVAHVVSAVPLTAAQEQRLTETLGRLYGRTMGLQVQVDPDVLGGLVIRVDDEVIDGSIAHRLDEAGRRLAG from the coding sequence ATGCACGCCTCCAGCCGGGCCGCGATGGAGGAGTCGCGCGCCAGCCTGCAGCAGCACACCGCGGGGGCGCAGAGCCGCACCCGCGGTGAGGCCCTGCTGAAGCTGGCCGACGAGCTCTACGCCGTGGCGCACGTGCTCGACGCCCAGCCCTCGCTCCGCCGGGCCCTGTCGGACGCCTCCGTGCGTCCGGAGGACCGGGCGGGCCTGGCCCGTCGTCTGCTGTCGGCCCAGGTCGGCGCCGACACCCTCGCCGTGGTCGAGACGGTCGCGCGGCAGCGCTGGTCGCGGCCGCTGGACCTCGTCGAGGCCACCGAGACCCTCGCGATCGAGGCGGCGCTCGACGCCGCCGACGCCCGCGGGGAGCTCGACAGCGTGGAGGACGAGCTGTTCCGGTTCTCCCGCATCGTGGCCGGCGACGACGACCTCGCCCGGATCCTGGGCAACCGGTCGGCGCCGCGCGAGGGCAAGACCGCCCTGCTCGACCGGCTGCTGACCGGCAAGGTCAGCCCGGTCACCGAGCGGCTCGTCCGGAACTCCCTGACCAGCTCGCACGTGCACAACGCGGAGAACGAGGTCGAGCGGTTGTCCACGGCGGCGGCCCGCCGGCGTGGCCAGTCGGTCGCCCACGTGGTCAGCGCGGTCCCGCTGACGGCTGCTCAGGAGCAGCGGCTGACCGAGACCCTCGGCCGGCTGTACGGGAGGACGATGGGCCTGCAGGTCCAGGTCGACCCCGACGTGCTCGGCGGTCTGGTGATCCGCGTCGACGACGAGGTCATCGACGGCAGCATCGCGCACCGCCTGGACGAAGCCGGTCGCCGCCTGGCCGGCTGA
- a CDS encoding F0F1 ATP synthase subunit B has protein sequence MNILAAEEAHNPLLPPLSEIIVGTITFAILAIVLVKFVFPQMEKTFVARREAIEGGIERAEAMQAEAKAALEHYRAQLAEAQAEAAKIRDDARAEGQQIIEELRAQAQAESARIVARGEEQLTASRQQVLNELRGQIGTLAVDLAGRVVGESLADDARRSGTVDRFLDQLDGMSATAGSADGRGGSTAFVPQDAR, from the coding sequence ATGAACATCCTGGCTGCCGAAGAGGCCCACAACCCGCTGCTCCCGCCGCTGAGCGAGATCATCGTCGGCACCATCACGTTCGCGATCCTCGCGATCGTGCTGGTCAAGTTCGTCTTCCCGCAGATGGAGAAGACGTTCGTGGCCCGCCGTGAGGCGATCGAGGGCGGCATCGAGCGTGCCGAGGCCATGCAGGCCGAGGCCAAGGCCGCCCTGGAGCACTACCGGGCGCAGCTGGCCGAGGCGCAGGCCGAGGCCGCGAAGATCCGCGACGACGCCCGGGCCGAGGGCCAGCAGATCATCGAGGAGCTCCGCGCCCAGGCGCAGGCCGAGTCGGCCCGCATCGTGGCCCGCGGCGAGGAGCAGCTCACCGCGTCCCGTCAGCAGGTCCTCAACGAGCTGCGCGGTCAGATCGGCACGCTCGCCGTCGACCTGGCCGGCCGTGTCGTCGGTGAGTCCCTCGCCGACGACGCCCGTCGCAGTGGCACCGTCGACCGGTTCCTCGACCAGCTCGACGGCATGTCGGCGACCGCCGGCTCCGCCGACGGTCGCGGTGGCAGCACGGCGTTCGTCCCCCAGGACGCCCGCTGA
- the atpE gene encoding ATP synthase F0 subunit C, whose translation MDVLAEIYGSIGSVGYGLAAIGPGIGVGVVWAAYIQATARQPESAGLTRTYAFLGAALSEALALIGLVVPFIFGAGQPG comes from the coding sequence ATGGACGTTCTCGCTGAGATCTACGGCAGCATCGGCTCGGTCGGCTACGGCCTCGCCGCCATCGGCCCCGGCATCGGTGTCGGTGTCGTCTGGGCCGCCTACATCCAGGCGACCGCGCGTCAGCCCGAGTCCGCCGGTCTGACCCGCACCTATGCCTTCCTCGGTGCTGCCCTCTCCGAGGCGCTCGCGCTGATCGGTCTGGTCGTGCCCTTCATCTTCGGTGCCGGGCAGCCCGGCTGA
- the atpB gene encoding F0F1 ATP synthase subunit A: MTSSALALSDVLAANGEGFEPPSINEFYPEPIASFSLLGVDFEITRITLIMWIATLVIGALLVAAVRRPTIVPGKMQWLAESGYSLVRDGIARDVIGPKGLPFAPFLASLFFFILANNAMSIIPLAQISPNSKFAIPLVLAIMCWVLYNYIGIREQGAAKYFKDAAIPPGVPKAALILVTPIELLQVFVIRPFTLAVRLFANMFAGHMLLAVFSLGTAYLLTVGNFSIIFAPFSFAMALVMTFFELLVIVLQAYVFTVLMATYLNGAVEPAH, from the coding sequence GTGACCTCCAGCGCCCTCGCGCTCAGCGATGTGCTCGCCGCCAACGGCGAGGGGTTCGAACCCCCCAGCATCAACGAGTTCTACCCCGAGCCGATCGCGTCGTTCTCACTGCTCGGCGTCGACTTCGAGATCACCCGCATCACGCTGATCATGTGGATCGCCACGCTGGTCATCGGTGCGCTGCTGGTCGCAGCGGTCCGTCGGCCGACGATCGTGCCCGGCAAGATGCAGTGGCTCGCCGAGAGCGGCTACTCGCTGGTCCGCGATGGGATCGCGCGCGACGTCATCGGCCCCAAGGGCCTGCCGTTCGCCCCGTTCCTCGCCTCGCTCTTCTTCTTCATCCTCGCCAACAACGCGATGAGCATCATCCCGTTGGCGCAGATCTCGCCGAACTCCAAGTTCGCGATCCCGCTGGTCCTCGCGATCATGTGCTGGGTGCTCTACAACTACATCGGCATCCGCGAGCAGGGGGCGGCCAAGTACTTCAAGGACGCCGCCATCCCGCCGGGCGTGCCGAAGGCCGCGCTGATCCTGGTCACGCCGATCGAGCTGCTGCAGGTCTTCGTGATTCGGCCGTTCACCCTGGCCGTCCGGCTCTTCGCCAACATGTTCGCCGGCCACATGCTGCTGGCGGTGTTCTCCCTCGGCACCGCGTACCTGCTGACCGTCGGCAACTTCTCGATCATCTTCGCGCCGTTCTCGTTCGCCATGGCTCTGGTCATGACGTTCTTCGAGCTGCTGGTGATCGTGCTGCAGGCCTACGTCTTCACCGTCCTGATGGCCACGTACCTCAACGGTGCCGTCGAGCCTGCACACTGA
- a CDS encoding glycosyltransferase family 4 protein, which yields MREYAVVLLVAALVTFLATPVVRVAAVRFRVMAAVRDRDVHVIPTPRGGGVAMYLGVAAGVLVAAQLPSLQRSFEFSTQTIAVLVAGGLICLLGILDDRFELDALTKLTGQIASAGVMVLLGVQLAYLFLPVADIGTLSLGPDVGVPATIALTVLTVNALNFIDGLDGLAAGVSAIAALAFFAYSYHLGLVGYDDVASAPALITAVLAGACLGFLPHNFNPARIFMGDSGSMLVGLMLSAAAVSATGQTDSQTLSSAAGLLPLMLPLLVPVAVLFIPFVDLVMAVVRRTRRGQSPFRPDKMHLHHRLQSIGHSHRRAVLIIYFWAALLSFGAVALSITGGTVEVLVVIGALLVVGVVVVLSPRARRDAIAARQAEVAAQKERSRADHPASRGVRGEGPGPVGFPPAGPSPTATVPR from the coding sequence ATGCGCGAGTACGCCGTCGTCCTCCTGGTCGCCGCCCTGGTCACCTTCCTGGCCACCCCGGTGGTGCGGGTGGCGGCGGTCCGGTTCCGGGTGATGGCGGCGGTGCGCGACCGCGACGTGCACGTGATCCCGACCCCGCGCGGTGGGGGAGTGGCCATGTACCTCGGCGTCGCCGCCGGGGTGCTGGTCGCCGCCCAGCTGCCCTCGCTGCAGCGCAGCTTCGAGTTCAGCACCCAGACGATCGCCGTCCTGGTCGCCGGCGGGCTGATCTGCCTGCTCGGCATCCTCGACGACCGCTTCGAGCTGGACGCGCTGACCAAGCTGACCGGGCAGATCGCCTCCGCCGGGGTCATGGTGCTGCTGGGCGTGCAGCTGGCCTACCTGTTCCTGCCGGTGGCCGACATCGGGACGCTGTCGCTCGGGCCGGACGTCGGCGTGCCGGCGACCATCGCGCTGACGGTGCTGACGGTCAACGCGCTGAACTTCATCGACGGGCTCGACGGGCTGGCCGCCGGGGTCTCGGCGATCGCGGCCCTGGCGTTCTTCGCCTACAGCTACCACCTCGGTCTGGTCGGCTACGACGACGTGGCCAGCGCCCCCGCGCTGATCACCGCCGTGCTGGCCGGGGCGTGCCTGGGCTTCCTGCCGCACAACTTCAACCCGGCCCGGATCTTCATGGGCGACTCGGGGTCGATGCTGGTCGGGCTGATGCTCTCGGCCGCGGCCGTGTCGGCGACCGGGCAGACCGACTCCCAGACGCTGAGCTCGGCGGCGGGCCTGCTGCCGCTGATGCTGCCGCTGCTGGTGCCGGTGGCGGTGCTCTTCATCCCCTTCGTGGACCTGGTGATGGCCGTCGTGCGGCGCACCAGGCGCGGCCAGTCGCCGTTCCGGCCGGACAAGATGCACCTGCACCACCGGCTGCAGTCGATCGGGCACTCGCACCGCCGGGCCGTCCTGATCATCTACTTCTGGGCCGCCCTGCTCAGCTTCGGCGCCGTCGCCCTGTCGATCACCGGGGGCACCGTCGAGGTGCTCGTCGTGATCGGGGCGCTGCTGGTGGTCGGCGTGGTCGTCGTGCTGAGCCCGCGGGCCCGGCGCGACGCGATCGCCGCCCGTCAGGCCGAGGTCGCCGCGCAGAAGGAGCGCAGCCGCGCGGACCACCCGGCCAGCCGCGGCGTGCGAGGCGAGGGCCCGGGCCCCGTGGGCTTCCCGCCCGCCGGCCCCTCACCGACGGCTACGGTGCCTCGATGA